From one Leifsonia sp. Root1293 genomic stretch:
- a CDS encoding serine hydrolase: MTIPAMESERRARHTSQRAGRHIGGDADDNFSRGFSALGSLAVSGVQVSARATDLASGRVLFSVDDHVVMPTASIGKVLLLVEVAARLADPGFNGYTILDRETADFVGDSGIWQHLQAPALPIADLAALVGATSDNLATNVLIRTVGLESVRARTEALGLKRTALLDLVRDHRGPDDAPQLSIGAASELTWLFASLARGEIVSKEVSQRVIGWLSLNADLSLVASAFGLDPLAHRGADHGILLVNKTGADGGVRAEVGVLRGPRTAVTYAVSMYFADTNLQARLAVLDGMRQVGLDLLEYVH; encoded by the coding sequence TTGACGATCCCCGCCATGGAGTCCGAGCGTCGCGCCCGGCACACCTCCCAGCGGGCCGGTCGTCACATCGGAGGCGACGCCGACGACAACTTCTCGCGCGGGTTCAGCGCCCTCGGTTCCCTCGCCGTGAGCGGCGTGCAGGTGTCGGCACGGGCCACCGACCTCGCGTCAGGGCGCGTGCTGTTCTCGGTCGACGACCACGTGGTGATGCCCACGGCCAGCATCGGCAAGGTGCTGCTGCTCGTCGAGGTGGCCGCGCGCCTGGCCGACCCCGGATTCAACGGCTACACGATCCTCGATCGCGAGACCGCGGACTTCGTCGGCGACTCCGGCATCTGGCAGCACCTGCAGGCACCCGCACTTCCCATCGCCGACCTCGCCGCACTCGTGGGCGCCACGAGCGACAACCTGGCCACGAACGTGCTCATCCGCACGGTCGGCCTCGAGTCGGTGCGGGCGCGCACCGAGGCTCTCGGCCTGAAGCGCACGGCGCTCCTCGATCTGGTGCGCGACCACCGCGGACCCGACGACGCCCCGCAGCTGAGCATCGGTGCCGCCAGCGAGCTCACCTGGCTGTTCGCATCGCTCGCGCGCGGCGAGATCGTGTCGAAGGAGGTGTCGCAGCGCGTCATCGGCTGGCTCTCGCTGAACGCAGACCTCTCGCTCGTCGCCAGCGCCTTCGGCCTCGATCCGCTGGCGCACCGCGGAGCCGATCACGGCATCCTGCTGGTCAACAAGACCGGAGCCGACGGCGGGGTGCGGGCAGAGGTGGGCGTGCTCCGCGGCCCGCGCACGGCTGTCACCTATGCCGTGTCGATGTACTTCGCCGACACCAATCTCCAGGCGAGGCTCGCCGTGCTCGACGGCATGCGCCAGGTCGGACTCGATCTGCTGGAGTACGTGCACTGA
- a CDS encoding DNA alkylation repair protein gives MIASVPEIAEWIDATMQLEASPYRAEAERERLASDLDFYGASVGIVRGTVRDAGRRYPGLSHDEVTALSSELWRPRIFERRLAAVVLLQSHAAELIGTDLTRVEGFVREGRMPELVDLLAVDVVGPMLRTLDRRGRARADLVLDRWGRDPDDWVRRAAVLAPFRELKAGALTVDRDRVERRLRSAQDVVPTDAASVVQDAVDRVRAVLA, from the coding sequence GTGATCGCCTCGGTGCCCGAGATCGCCGAGTGGATCGACGCGACCATGCAGCTCGAGGCCTCGCCGTATCGGGCCGAGGCCGAGCGCGAGCGCCTCGCCAGCGACCTCGACTTCTACGGAGCATCCGTCGGCATCGTGCGGGGAACGGTGCGGGACGCCGGCCGTCGCTACCCGGGACTGAGCCACGACGAGGTCACAGCGCTCAGCTCCGAGCTCTGGCGCCCGCGGATCTTCGAACGTCGTCTCGCCGCCGTGGTGCTCCTGCAGTCGCACGCCGCTGAACTCATCGGCACCGACCTCACGCGCGTCGAGGGATTCGTGCGGGAGGGACGGATGCCGGAGCTCGTCGACCTGCTCGCCGTCGATGTGGTCGGGCCCATGCTGCGCACGCTCGATCGGCGTGGCCGGGCGCGCGCGGACCTCGTGTTGGATCGGTGGGGCAGGGATCCCGACGACTGGGTGCGGCGGGCGGCGGTGCTGGCGCCGTTCCGCGAGCTGAAGGCGGGCGCACTGACCGTCGATCGCGATCGCGTGGAGCGGCGCCTCCGTTCCGCGCAGGACGTGGTGCCCACGGATGCTGCATCCGTCGTGCAGGATGCCGTCGATCGGGTGCGTGCGGTGCTGGCGTAG
- a CDS encoding alpha/beta fold hydrolase: MSDQQPTIVLVHGAFADGASWAPVTRILLDQGHTVLVPPVFNRSLSGDSAYIKDFVEQIDGPVILAGHSYGGAVITVAGVAENVVGLVYVAGYALDEGESLGQLQGGFPDSELAANLVYSPYPVAGGEPGTDVSVKIDAFPGVFAGGLDEGVARVLAVSQRPLSAVAFGEPATAAAWKTKPGWGIVSSDDHTINPDVERFGYKRAGLRKVVEIAAPHLVMQTNPAEVAAFITDAIGDLAEGS, encoded by the coding sequence ATGTCAGATCAACAGCCCACCATCGTCCTCGTCCACGGCGCCTTCGCTGACGGCGCCTCGTGGGCGCCCGTGACGAGGATCCTGCTCGACCAGGGTCACACCGTTCTCGTTCCTCCGGTGTTCAACCGCAGCCTGTCGGGTGACTCCGCCTACATCAAGGACTTCGTCGAACAGATCGACGGTCCCGTCATCTTGGCCGGGCACTCCTACGGCGGCGCCGTCATCACGGTCGCCGGAGTCGCAGAGAACGTCGTCGGACTCGTCTACGTCGCGGGCTACGCCCTCGACGAGGGAGAGAGCCTCGGCCAGCTCCAGGGCGGTTTCCCCGACTCCGAGCTCGCCGCGAACCTCGTCTACAGCCCCTACCCCGTCGCCGGTGGCGAGCCGGGAACCGACGTCTCCGTGAAGATCGACGCGTTCCCGGGCGTCTTCGCTGGGGGCCTCGATGAAGGCGTCGCGCGCGTGCTGGCCGTATCCCAGCGGCCCCTGTCGGCTGTGGCGTTCGGCGAACCGGCCACGGCCGCCGCGTGGAAGACGAAGCCGGGATGGGGCATCGTCTCCAGCGACGACCACACGATCAACCCCGACGTCGAGCGCTTCGGCTACAAGCGCGCAGGACTGAGGAAGGTCGTCGAGATCGCGGCGCCCCACCTGGTCATGCAGACCAACCCCGCCGAGGTGGCCGCTTTCATCACGGACGCCATCGGCGACCTCGCCGAAGGCTCCTGA
- a CDS encoding helix-turn-helix domain-containing protein codes for MSAESVALGEFLRARRNVCQPEDVGIARDAGRRVAGLRRDEIARIAGISAEYYVRLERGRGARPSDQVLNALARALQLDSDSRRFLFRLASGDLPTPELPAADSAERIARVLSQWTHTPAYVSDSNRDIVASNHLATVFGHGGLAAGSNVALDLFVDRMKKTLVEWEPMTRSTLAGLRRDADPFSPRLKEIVDELSVDPDFVRMWARYDVSGPEDAHIHMEIDDLGTIEIDLQNFAVRSMPGYLLTVLSAPPQSRTAAVFSHLAASLDEAADRSAPRAV; via the coding sequence ATGTCAGCGGAATCGGTCGCACTCGGTGAGTTCCTGCGAGCACGGCGCAACGTGTGCCAGCCCGAGGACGTGGGAATCGCTCGCGACGCCGGACGACGGGTCGCCGGCCTTCGGCGTGACGAGATCGCCAGGATCGCCGGGATCAGCGCCGAGTACTACGTGCGCCTCGAGCGCGGCCGGGGCGCGAGGCCGTCGGACCAGGTGCTGAACGCCCTTGCTCGCGCCCTGCAGCTGGATTCCGACTCACGTCGATTCCTCTTCCGGCTCGCGAGCGGAGACCTTCCCACCCCCGAACTCCCGGCGGCCGACTCGGCCGAGCGCATCGCGCGCGTGCTCAGTCAGTGGACGCACACACCGGCCTACGTCTCCGACAGCAACCGCGACATCGTCGCATCGAACCACTTGGCGACGGTCTTCGGTCACGGCGGGCTCGCTGCCGGGTCGAACGTGGCACTCGATCTCTTCGTCGACAGGATGAAGAAGACCCTGGTCGAGTGGGAGCCGATGACCAGGTCGACGCTGGCTGGGCTGCGGCGCGACGCCGACCCGTTCTCACCGCGGCTCAAGGAGATCGTCGACGAGCTCTCGGTCGACCCGGACTTCGTGCGGATGTGGGCCCGGTACGACGTCTCGGGGCCCGAGGACGCACACATCCACATGGAGATCGATGATCTCGGGACCATCGAGATCGACCTGCAGAACTTCGCCGTCCGCAGCATGCCCGGATACCTCCTCACTGTGCTCTCGGCTCCCCCGCAGAGCCGCACGGCCGCTGTGTTCTCGCACCTGGCCGCCTCCCTCGACGAGGCGGCGGATCGTAGCGCGCCCCGAGCCGTCTGA
- a CDS encoding VOC family protein — MTARISNVTFHAENPTELAGFWCAAMGYPEPTGWPADEVAALREAGLDDDDIAARAEAWDGDPTHQRFYFTRFHRERRQRNRMHIDITPFDDRRASRQELEVERDRLVALGASVEKTLTGSWGPFEEFAIMMRDPEGNEFCLQ, encoded by the coding sequence ATGACAGCGCGCATCTCCAACGTCACCTTCCACGCGGAGAACCCCACCGAGCTCGCCGGCTTCTGGTGCGCCGCCATGGGGTATCCGGAACCGACGGGCTGGCCTGCCGACGAGGTGGCCGCCCTCAGGGAAGCCGGCCTGGACGACGACGACATCGCGGCCCGCGCCGAGGCATGGGACGGCGACCCGACCCACCAGCGCTTCTACTTCACCCGCTTCCACCGCGAACGGCGGCAGCGGAACCGGATGCACATCGACATCACGCCTTTCGACGACAGGCGCGCGTCCCGTCAGGAGCTGGAGGTCGAACGGGATCGGCTCGTCGCGCTCGGGGCATCCGTCGAGAAGACGCTGACCGGATCGTGGGGGCCGTTCGAGGAGTTCGCGATCATGATGCGCGATCCGGAAGGCAACGAGTTCTGCCTGCAGTGA